One genomic region from Oryzias melastigma strain HK-1 linkage group LG19, ASM292280v2, whole genome shotgun sequence encodes:
- the luc7l gene encoding putative RNA-binding protein Luc7-like 1 isoform X1, whose protein sequence is MSAQAQMRALLDQLMGTARDGDETRQRVKFTDERVCKSHLLNCCPHDILSGTRMDLGECTKIHDLALRADYEIASKERDLFFELDAVDHLESFIADCDRRTELAKKRLAETQEEISAEVAAKAEKVHELNEEIGKLLAKAEQLGAEGNVDEAQKVLQEVEKVRTKKKDAEEEYRNSMPASSFQQQKLRVCEVCSAYLGLHDNDRRLADHFGGKLHLGFIQIREKLDQLKKTVLEKQEKRNQERLKRREEREKEERMKRRTRSRSRDHRRSRSRDRRRRRSRSASRERRRSRSRSRDRRRRHRSRSRSRSRGHRHSHSHEQSSRHKSSRDRERSSRDRSRERDRRDGVNGRSDSRRAEDKDMGDF, encoded by the exons ATGTCTGCCCAAGCTCAAATGAGAGCGCTGCTCGACCAACTCATGGGAACAGCGAGGGATG GAGACGAGACGCGGCAGAGGGTCAAGTTCACCGATGAGCGGGTGTGCAAGAGTCATCTTCTCAACTGCTGTCCACATGACATCCTGTCAGGAACT CGTATGGACCTGGGGGAGTGTACAAAGATCCATGACTTGGCACTTCGGGCGGACTATGAAATAGCCTCTAAGGAGAGAGATCTTTTCTTTGAGCTTGAT GCGGTTGATCATCTGGAGTCATTCATTGCTGACTGTGACCGAAGAACTGAGCTCGCAAAGAAGCGTCTGGCAGAAACTCAGGAAGAGATCAGTGCTGAAGTGGCAGCAAAG gCAGAGAAAGTGCACGAGCTGAATGAAGAAATTGGGAAGCTTCTGGCCAAGGCTGAGCAACTTGGAGCTGAAGGGAACGTGGATGAAGCTCAGAAGGTTCTGCAGGAAGTGGAAAAGGTCCGCACCAAGAAAAAGGATGCAGAG GAGGAATACAGGAACTCCATGCCAGCTTCCAGCTTTCAGCAACAGAAACTCAGAGTTTGTGAGGTGTGCTCTGCATATCTAGGTCTCCATGACAACGACCGCCGTTTGGCTGACCATTTTGGCGGAAAGCTTCATCTGGGCTTCATTCAGATAAGAGAGAAACTGGACCAGCTTAAG AAAACGGTGCTTGAAAAGCAAGAGAAGAGGAACCAGGAGCGCTTAAAGAGACGAGAAGAGAGAGAAAaggaggagaggatgaagaggag AACCAGATCCCGGAGCAGGGACCACAGAAGGTCCCGTTCTCGTGACCGCAGGAGGAGGCGCTCACGCTCCGCATCCCGGGAAAGACGCCGTTCTCGGTCACGCTCCAGGGACAGGCGGAGGAGGCACCGCAGCCGGTCCCGCTCACGCAGCCGAGGGCATCGACACAGCCATAGCCACGAGCAGAGCTCCAGACACAA GTCTTCGAGGGATCGAGAGCGCTCGTCCAGAGACCGTTCACGGGAGCGAGACAGGAGGGACGGCGTAAACGGCAGGTCGGACTCCCGCCGAGCCGAAGACAAGGACATGGGAGACTTCTAA
- the luc7l gene encoding putative RNA-binding protein Luc7-like 1 isoform X2 produces MDLGECTKIHDLALRADYEIASKERDLFFELDAVDHLESFIADCDRRTELAKKRLAETQEEISAEVAAKAEKVHELNEEIGKLLAKAEQLGAEGNVDEAQKVLQEVEKVRTKKKDAEEEYRNSMPASSFQQQKLRVCEVCSAYLGLHDNDRRLADHFGGKLHLGFIQIREKLDQLKKTVLEKQEKRNQERLKRREEREKEERMKRRTRSRSRDHRRSRSRDRRRRRSRSASRERRRSRSRSRDRRRRHRSRSRSRSRGHRHSHSHEQSSRHKSSRDRERSSRDRSRERDRRDGVNGRSDSRRAEDKDMGDF; encoded by the exons ATGGACCTGGGGGAGTGTACAAAGATCCATGACTTGGCACTTCGGGCGGACTATGAAATAGCCTCTAAGGAGAGAGATCTTTTCTTTGAGCTTGAT GCGGTTGATCATCTGGAGTCATTCATTGCTGACTGTGACCGAAGAACTGAGCTCGCAAAGAAGCGTCTGGCAGAAACTCAGGAAGAGATCAGTGCTGAAGTGGCAGCAAAG gCAGAGAAAGTGCACGAGCTGAATGAAGAAATTGGGAAGCTTCTGGCCAAGGCTGAGCAACTTGGAGCTGAAGGGAACGTGGATGAAGCTCAGAAGGTTCTGCAGGAAGTGGAAAAGGTCCGCACCAAGAAAAAGGATGCAGAG GAGGAATACAGGAACTCCATGCCAGCTTCCAGCTTTCAGCAACAGAAACTCAGAGTTTGTGAGGTGTGCTCTGCATATCTAGGTCTCCATGACAACGACCGCCGTTTGGCTGACCATTTTGGCGGAAAGCTTCATCTGGGCTTCATTCAGATAAGAGAGAAACTGGACCAGCTTAAG AAAACGGTGCTTGAAAAGCAAGAGAAGAGGAACCAGGAGCGCTTAAAGAGACGAGAAGAGAGAGAAAaggaggagaggatgaagaggag AACCAGATCCCGGAGCAGGGACCACAGAAGGTCCCGTTCTCGTGACCGCAGGAGGAGGCGCTCACGCTCCGCATCCCGGGAAAGACGCCGTTCTCGGTCACGCTCCAGGGACAGGCGGAGGAGGCACCGCAGCCGGTCCCGCTCACGCAGCCGAGGGCATCGACACAGCCATAGCCACGAGCAGAGCTCCAGACACAA GTCTTCGAGGGATCGAGAGCGCTCGTCCAGAGACCGTTCACGGGAGCGAGACAGGAGGGACGGCGTAAACGGCAGGTCGGACTCCCGCCGAGCCGAAGACAAGGACATGGGAGACTTCTAA